One region of Halomonas huangheensis genomic DNA includes:
- a CDS encoding VOC family protein, translated as MNTNTINENTNIVGIEALEFGAEDITVGKQFAEDFGLRKVADDDQTATFETLNGARLTVRSINAPELPEAFEEGSTLRRMTWGVASPDDLDELRERLRDQPGYIDHGDSLECRDPNGLTVCIRPTQLREVELDVTPINQYGDMRRVDQPSPVYDQATPVGIGHAVFFVDDLEASETFYRELLGFSVSDRYTDRAVFLRMQVRGGHHNLFLLKLPHRGAGLNHVAFTVRDIHEVIGGGLAMNRRQWSTFLGPGRHPISSAYFWYVNSPLGGAFEYYTNEDYLTEAWVPREMQHSLESFTEWAIEGGIDAETRRQKKASA; from the coding sequence ATGAACACCAATACGATAAATGAAAACACTAATATTGTAGGCATCGAAGCACTGGAGTTCGGTGCTGAAGACATTACCGTCGGCAAGCAGTTCGCCGAGGACTTTGGCCTGCGCAAGGTGGCGGACGACGATCAGACCGCCACCTTCGAAACACTCAACGGAGCTCGTTTGACAGTCCGCTCCATCAACGCCCCGGAACTGCCTGAGGCTTTCGAAGAGGGCTCCACCCTGCGCCGCATGACCTGGGGAGTGGCATCACCTGACGATCTGGACGAACTACGCGAACGACTGCGCGACCAGCCCGGCTATATCGATCATGGCGACAGCCTCGAGTGCCGCGACCCCAATGGGCTCACGGTGTGCATTCGCCCCACCCAACTGCGTGAAGTGGAACTGGACGTCACACCCATCAACCAATATGGCGATATGCGTCGCGTCGACCAGCCGAGTCCGGTCTACGACCAGGCGACCCCTGTGGGTATTGGCCATGCGGTGTTCTTCGTCGATGACCTGGAAGCCAGCGAGACCTTCTATCGTGAGCTACTGGGCTTCTCGGTCTCCGATCGCTACACGGACCGCGCCGTTTTCCTGCGCATGCAGGTACGTGGCGGCCACCACAACCTGTTCCTGTTGAAGCTGCCGCATCGTGGCGCGGGCCTCAACCATGTCGCCTTCACCGTGCGCGACATCCACGAAGTGATCGGCGGTGGCCTGGCGATGAACCGGCGCCAGTGGAGTACTTTCCTTGGCCCAGGACGTCACCCGATTTCCTCCGCCTACTTCTGGTACGTCAACAGCCCTCTGGGCGGCGCCTTCGAGTACTACACCAACGAGGATTACCTCACCGAAGCCTGGGTACCGCGTGAAATGCAGCACTCGTTGGAGTCCTTCACCGAATGGGCCATCGAGGGAGGCATCGACGCCGAGACCCGGCGCCAGAAGAAAGCCAGCGCCTGA
- a CDS encoding IclR family transcriptional regulator: MSDMEKDSRKYLIPGLERGLLILMELSRNNREMSFAEILKLVDIPKATAYRAIQTLEYMGFVRRHPSSGLYSLGVNVLRLGFEYVASLDIVQVGQPVIESLRDTTGCSSHIAIRDGRDVIYVARVSAANATIRRVSVGTRLPVHRTSLGRMLLTGVSRQTFESLYPDEQLPDNEPGSPENREALWAMVQQDRERGYVIGESFFQFGISSIVYPLFNHDGEVEGVVSIMVPVHEIPENDRERLRHDVAEAASSISNLLGHQGTRGGKRQMG; this comes from the coding sequence ATGAGCGACATGGAAAAGGATTCACGAAAATACCTGATCCCCGGACTGGAGCGCGGCCTGCTCATTCTGATGGAGTTGAGCCGCAACAACCGGGAGATGAGCTTCGCGGAGATCCTCAAGCTCGTGGATATCCCCAAGGCTACTGCCTACCGTGCCATCCAGACTCTGGAGTACATGGGTTTTGTCCGGCGCCACCCATCCAGTGGACTCTATTCACTCGGTGTCAATGTGCTACGCCTTGGCTTCGAGTACGTCGCCTCGCTGGATATTGTTCAGGTGGGTCAGCCCGTCATCGAGTCTCTACGCGACACAACAGGTTGCTCCAGCCATATCGCCATCCGTGATGGACGCGATGTCATTTACGTCGCTCGCGTCAGTGCCGCCAACGCCACCATTCGCCGCGTCAGTGTCGGCACGCGTTTGCCGGTACACCGCACCTCACTGGGAAGAATGCTGTTGACCGGAGTGAGTCGGCAGACTTTCGAATCCCTCTACCCCGACGAACAGCTGCCTGACAACGAGCCGGGCTCCCCGGAGAACCGTGAAGCCCTATGGGCCATGGTTCAGCAGGACCGTGAACGTGGTTACGTGATTGGCGAGTCGTTCTTCCAGTTCGGCATCTCTTCCATTGTCTATCCGTTGTTCAATCATGACGGCGAAGTGGAAGGCGTCGTCAGCATCATGGTGCCGGTGCACGAAATTCCGGAGAACGACCGGGAACGCCTGCGCCACGACGTGGCCGAAGCGGCCAGTTCCATCTCCAACCTGCTGGGTCATCAAGGCACCCGGGGAGGAAAGCGCCAGATGGGATGA
- a CDS encoding MFS transporter: MSHTAAPSHATGARQDAGQMPGLRRWLVPLALLACVILSFFDKISIAVLISSPAFQADLGLTGESTKLGLLMTGFLLSYGASSMFLGFLGDIFSPRSCLYAMMFLTAAIMAIMGFVDDFGVLLGLRVLLGIAEGPMFAVAYTIVKRLFPPKEQARATMLWLLGTPIGATLGFPFTIWVVDQFGWRASFFAIALLTIPVVLIVYLVFRNLDVTTRSPALQHSDQSHVPLSTHRSATTTLLKRWSFWSICLFNVAFLAYLWGLNSWLPTYLVQDKGIDLDQAGMFSSLPFLAMLVGEVLGAIISDRFDRRALMCSISMLGAGLGLALVLSIEGSNWAMIAAMSFSAAMWGVGAPNVFALLAKATPSDVSATAGGIFNGLGNFSGALVPVLIGSLIVATGNMTAGLMFMMAMAFLGAGVLLPLVRRY; encoded by the coding sequence ATGTCTCATACCGCTGCTCCGTCCCATGCGACCGGAGCCCGGCAAGATGCTGGGCAAATGCCGGGACTACGCCGCTGGCTGGTGCCTCTGGCACTCCTGGCTTGCGTTATTCTTTCCTTCTTCGACAAGATCAGTATTGCGGTGCTGATTTCCAGCCCGGCCTTCCAGGCGGACCTGGGCCTGACGGGCGAATCAACCAAACTTGGCTTGCTGATGACGGGCTTCCTGCTGTCCTATGGCGCCTCGTCAATGTTCCTCGGCTTTCTCGGCGACATCTTCAGCCCCAGAAGCTGCCTGTACGCCATGATGTTTCTCACCGCTGCCATCATGGCGATCATGGGATTCGTCGACGATTTCGGCGTACTGCTGGGGTTGCGAGTGCTGCTGGGTATCGCTGAAGGCCCGATGTTCGCCGTCGCCTATACCATCGTCAAACGCCTGTTCCCACCAAAGGAACAGGCCCGTGCCACCATGCTGTGGCTGCTTGGCACACCGATCGGTGCCACGCTCGGCTTCCCCTTCACCATCTGGGTAGTCGATCAGTTCGGCTGGCGCGCCAGCTTCTTCGCCATCGCCCTGCTGACGATACCGGTTGTCCTGATTGTCTACCTGGTGTTCCGCAACCTGGACGTTACCACCCGCTCTCCAGCGCTGCAGCATAGCGATCAATCCCATGTCCCACTCTCAACCCACCGTTCTGCAACCACCACGCTGCTGAAGCGCTGGTCGTTCTGGTCGATCTGCCTGTTCAACGTTGCCTTTCTGGCCTACCTATGGGGCCTCAACAGCTGGCTACCGACCTACCTGGTGCAGGACAAGGGCATCGATCTCGATCAGGCTGGAATGTTCTCCTCACTGCCCTTCCTCGCCATGCTGGTCGGAGAAGTGCTGGGAGCGATCATTTCCGACCGTTTCGATCGACGCGCTCTGATGTGCTCGATTTCCATGCTCGGCGCAGGACTAGGGCTCGCACTGGTGCTGTCCATCGAAGGTTCCAACTGGGCAATGATTGCCGCCATGTCCTTCAGTGCCGCCATGTGGGGAGTCGGCGCACCCAATGTCTTCGCACTATTGGCCAAGGCCACACCATCCGATGTCAGCGCGACTGCTGGCGGAATCTTCAATGGCCTGGGGAATTTTTCCGGTGCACTGGTTCCTGTGTTGATCGGCAGCCTCATCGTTGCCACTGGGAACATGACCGCGGGCTTGATGTTCATGATGGCCATGGCCTTCCTGGGCGCTGGTGTCTTGCTTCCGCTGGTGCGTCGCTACTGA
- a CDS encoding NAD(P)/FAD-dependent oxidoreductase, producing the protein MTSDIQRIVVIGGGQAGGHACKALRSEGFMGQLVVVADEPHDFYERPPLSKGVITAEEPLPKLFPEDSLAALDIDWRRPHRATRIDRDARQVELDDGTRLSYDRLLIATGSRPQLPVEEWSSIDNVMTLRSWDDACRLRKQLASGRRIGIIGGGWIGLEVASSARKLGVEVDVFERAPALCGRSVGPEVAEAIRELHQQHRVGLELERQNIQLDAEQDGRVTIQADGRTHEPYDLVVVGTGVAINLELAREAGLETARGIVIDTAGHTSDPNIFAAGDVAQHPQLGLCLQSWAYAQNQARVVADAMLGKQAHYDEPAWLWSDQHGVNIQILGVPTGETRCVIRQEPQGSVYFYLNRDNRLVQMVAFDQPRAIKLGKRWLAAARVLDPEALADPGFNLMQLR; encoded by the coding sequence ATGACAAGTGACATTCAGCGCATCGTCGTGATTGGCGGTGGCCAGGCTGGCGGCCATGCCTGCAAGGCACTGCGCAGTGAAGGTTTCATGGGCCAATTGGTAGTAGTGGCCGACGAGCCTCACGACTTCTACGAACGCCCACCGTTGTCCAAGGGAGTTATCACTGCCGAGGAACCTCTGCCGAAACTGTTTCCCGAGGATAGTCTGGCGGCGCTCGATATCGACTGGCGTCGTCCTCATCGTGCCACTCGCATTGACCGCGACGCCCGCCAGGTGGAGCTCGATGACGGCACCCGGTTGAGCTATGACCGACTATTGATTGCCACGGGCAGTCGGCCTCAGCTACCGGTGGAAGAGTGGTCAAGTATCGACAACGTCATGACGCTACGCTCCTGGGACGACGCCTGCCGCCTCAGGAAACAACTGGCAAGCGGTCGCCGCATCGGCATTATCGGCGGTGGCTGGATCGGCCTCGAGGTCGCTTCCAGTGCGCGCAAACTGGGCGTCGAGGTGGATGTCTTCGAGCGCGCTCCGGCACTCTGCGGCCGCAGCGTAGGTCCCGAAGTCGCTGAGGCCATCCGTGAACTCCATCAGCAACATCGCGTAGGCCTGGAGCTCGAGCGTCAGAATATCCAGCTTGATGCAGAACAGGACGGTCGCGTGACCATCCAGGCCGACGGCCGAACTCATGAGCCCTACGACCTGGTTGTGGTGGGTACTGGCGTGGCGATCAATCTGGAACTGGCACGCGAGGCAGGCCTCGAAACCGCCCGGGGTATTGTCATCGACACCGCCGGACACACCTCCGACCCGAATATTTTCGCCGCGGGTGATGTCGCTCAACACCCTCAGTTGGGCCTGTGCCTGCAATCCTGGGCCTACGCCCAGAACCAGGCACGAGTGGTAGCTGACGCCATGCTTGGCAAGCAAGCCCACTACGACGAGCCCGCCTGGCTGTGGTCGGATCAGCACGGCGTCAACATCCAGATTCTGGGAGTTCCCACCGGTGAGACCCGATGCGTGATTCGTCAGGAGCCTCAAGGCTCAGTGTACTTCTACCTGAATCGCGATAACCGTCTGGTGCAGATGGTGGCCTTTGATCAGCCACGCGCCATCAAGCTCGGTAAACGCTGGCTGGCAGCCGCACGGGTACTAGACCCGGAAGCGCTGGCTGATCCTGGCTTCAACTTGATGCAACTGCGCTGA
- a CDS encoding SDR family oxidoreductase produces the protein MPRMLADKRILVTGAARGLGRSIAVAAAAEGAQLVISDILDEELNATAEALRQDGTQVEALVIDQADPASIEAGMVQIAENGPLHGLVNNAAIATGVGGETLMDYDLDLWDRVMTVNVRGSWLMTRAAVPLLAASGSGRIVNLASDTALWGAPKLMAYVASKGAVVSMTRSMARELGERSICVNAVAPGLTHCEATEYVPQERYDFYAEGRALKREQQPDDVDGTILYLLSDWSKFVTGQLIPVNGGFVFN, from the coding sequence ATGCCTCGGATGCTCGCAGACAAGCGCATCCTGGTGACGGGAGCCGCCCGTGGTCTGGGCCGTAGCATCGCCGTAGCTGCTGCGGCTGAGGGAGCGCAACTGGTGATCAGCGACATTCTTGACGAAGAGTTGAATGCCACCGCAGAGGCACTACGTCAGGACGGTACCCAGGTAGAAGCGCTGGTCATCGATCAGGCCGACCCCGCCTCCATCGAGGCGGGCATGGTGCAGATCGCCGAAAATGGCCCCCTGCACGGGCTGGTCAATAACGCCGCCATCGCCACCGGTGTCGGCGGCGAGACCCTCATGGACTACGACCTCGATCTGTGGGACCGGGTCATGACCGTCAATGTGCGTGGCTCGTGGCTGATGACACGTGCCGCCGTGCCCCTACTCGCGGCCAGTGGCAGCGGCCGGATTGTCAACCTCGCGTCGGATACCGCTCTGTGGGGCGCCCCGAAGCTGATGGCATATGTGGCCAGCAAGGGCGCAGTGGTCTCCATGACCCGCTCCATGGCGCGAGAACTGGGAGAGCGCAGCATCTGTGTCAACGCCGTTGCCCCAGGACTTACGCATTGTGAAGCCACCGAGTATGTACCCCAGGAGCGCTACGACTTCTACGCCGAGGGACGTGCCCTGAAACGCGAACAGCAGCCCGACGATGTGGACGGCACCATTCTCTACCTCTTGTCGGACTGGTCGAAATTCGTCACCGGGCAGCTCATCCCGGTCAATGGCGGCTTCGTCTTCAACTGA
- a CDS encoding aromatic ring-hydroxylating oxygenase subunit alpha: MTSASSTDTSVQDYLDSGLRSMWYPVAASWEVGSNPVGITRLGENLALWRDHDGTLHAIEDRCPHRGARLSKGWNLGNRLACWYHGVEVNGEGEVCDVPAISNSPLVGQGCVRRYPVQEAHGAIFIYFATTPDEQPCELVLPEQLTDEESYGHFLCTATWKCNYQYAIDNVMDPMHGTYLHSDSHSMAEGDRQAEMELEPTDSGFIFKKTGQSGVNFDWVEYGNTGALWLRLSIPYQQRFGPGGPFWIVGMAVPEDKDNTRVFFWRIRKVSGWQRQVWRFFYRTRLEQLHWDVLEQDRIILENLAPDARNHENLYQHDVGLARLRRVMLKMAKQQLAQRQQAA, encoded by the coding sequence ATGACCAGTGCATCTTCCACTGACACTTCCGTTCAGGATTATCTGGATAGTGGTCTGCGTTCCATGTGGTATCCCGTCGCTGCCAGTTGGGAAGTCGGCAGCAATCCCGTAGGCATCACCCGCCTGGGTGAGAATCTGGCGCTATGGCGTGATCACGATGGCACACTGCATGCCATTGAAGATCGTTGCCCGCACCGCGGTGCTCGACTGTCCAAGGGCTGGAACCTGGGCAATCGCCTGGCCTGCTGGTACCACGGCGTCGAAGTCAACGGTGAAGGTGAAGTCTGCGATGTCCCAGCCATCAGCAACAGCCCGTTGGTCGGACAAGGCTGCGTGCGCCGCTATCCAGTCCAGGAGGCACATGGCGCCATCTTTATCTATTTCGCCACCACACCCGACGAACAGCCATGCGAGCTGGTGCTCCCCGAGCAGTTGACCGACGAAGAGAGCTACGGACATTTCCTCTGCACTGCTACCTGGAAGTGCAACTACCAGTACGCCATCGACAACGTCATGGACCCCATGCACGGCACCTATCTGCACTCCGACTCGCACTCCATGGCGGAAGGTGATCGTCAGGCCGAGATGGAGCTGGAACCCACCGACAGCGGCTTTATCTTCAAGAAGACCGGGCAGTCCGGCGTCAACTTCGACTGGGTGGAATACGGCAATACCGGTGCCCTGTGGCTGCGTCTGTCGATCCCCTATCAGCAACGCTTCGGTCCGGGCGGCCCCTTCTGGATCGTCGGCATGGCCGTGCCGGAGGACAAGGACAACACTCGAGTATTCTTCTGGCGGATCCGCAAGGTCAGTGGCTGGCAGCGCCAGGTATGGCGTTTCTTCTACCGCACCAGGCTCGAGCAGTTGCACTGGGACGTACTGGAACAGGACCGCATCATTCTCGAGAACCTGGCCCCTGACGCCCGCAACCACGAGAACCTCTATCAGCATGATGTCGGCCTGGCCCGCCTGCGCCGGGTGATGCTGAAAATGGCCAAACAACAGCTGGCGCAACGCCAGCAGGCAGCCTGA
- a CDS encoding recombinase-like helix-turn-helix domain-containing protein — MAHQDYNPQLKDWQRIIPSSEPGQGYIEAPGGFANPVWQTRSSVPGAFEMSLIDALQEVFSDGVTELDSLVEGLNAREHHDRHGQVWTQESFLQEMAVLG, encoded by the coding sequence ATGGCTCATCAAGACTACAACCCTCAGTTGAAAGACTGGCAACGCATCATCCCTTCCAGCGAACCCGGCCAGGGCTACATCGAAGCCCCCGGAGGCTTTGCCAACCCTGTCTGGCAGACCCGTTCCAGTGTGCCTGGTGCATTCGAAATGTCCCTCATCGACGCTCTCCAGGAAGTGTTTTCCGATGGTGTGACAGAGCTTGATTCGCTGGTAGAAGGCCTCAATGCCCGGGAGCACCATGATCGCCATGGTCAGGTCTGGACTCAGGAGAGCTTCCTTCAGGAAATGGCGGTTCTTGGTTAG
- the nirD gene encoding nitrite reductase small subunit NirD → MSWITVCKTGQVQEDFPYSAKLDDKEIGVYVLDGEYYALEDVCPHAYALLSQGFVEDGQVECPLHEATFDIRTGKCLREPADRDLHVYPVRIIDDEVQLQTSEEN, encoded by the coding sequence ATGAGTTGGATAACCGTCTGCAAGACCGGACAGGTTCAGGAGGACTTCCCCTACTCCGCCAAGCTCGACGACAAGGAAATCGGAGTCTATGTCCTCGATGGCGAGTACTACGCCCTCGAAGACGTCTGCCCCCATGCCTATGCGCTGTTGTCGCAGGGCTTCGTCGAGGATGGTCAAGTCGAATGCCCCCTTCATGAAGCCACCTTCGATATCCGCACCGGTAAGTGCCTACGCGAGCCGGCGGACCGCGACCTTCATGTCTACCCGGTGCGCATCATCGACGATGAAGTGCAACTTCAGACCAGTGAGGAGAACTGA
- a CDS encoding GntR family transcriptional regulator, whose translation MLPLLAERTSRHLERSPKSPKYLCLRDAIIELIVEGHLGEGTRLPTEQALAETLPVSLGTIQKALRELVESGELHRRRRLGTFVAGGDHRREITTPAFHFIRPDGARVRMVFIHLLKRERVLRPGAWSRILGECTSGYVHLVRQDRIDGAFDCHTEIYLRTDMASALLEAETEALEHESILPLLETQGRVTLSHAENHLRMVRLPKAVAKVMLSSQDTSTLFGLRLETFYRLEDGTTVAWQVMHIPSNDYSLSLSTGLR comes from the coding sequence GTGCTACCTCTGCTGGCCGAGCGCACCTCGCGACATCTCGAACGTTCTCCCAAGTCCCCCAAATATCTTTGCCTGCGCGATGCGATCATCGAGCTGATCGTGGAGGGCCATCTTGGCGAAGGGACGCGCTTGCCCACCGAGCAGGCTCTGGCGGAAACTCTGCCGGTGAGCCTTGGCACCATTCAAAAAGCGCTGCGCGAGTTGGTGGAGAGCGGTGAGCTTCACCGCCGACGACGGCTCGGCACCTTCGTGGCGGGAGGCGATCATCGTCGCGAAATTACCACTCCAGCCTTCCACTTCATCCGCCCTGATGGCGCGCGCGTGAGGATGGTCTTCATCCACCTGTTGAAGCGGGAGCGAGTGCTTCGTCCCGGCGCCTGGAGTCGGATTCTCGGGGAGTGTACAAGCGGCTATGTTCACCTGGTGCGCCAGGATCGTATCGACGGCGCTTTCGATTGCCACACCGAGATATACCTGCGCACCGACATGGCCTCCGCTCTACTCGAAGCAGAAACCGAAGCTCTGGAGCATGAAAGCATACTGCCGTTGCTCGAAACCCAGGGTCGCGTGACGCTCAGCCACGCCGAGAACCATCTCCGCATGGTGCGTTTGCCCAAGGCAGTAGCCAAAGTGATGCTCTCGAGCCAGGACACCTCCACCCTCTTCGGCCTGAGGCTGGAGACCTTCTATCGCCTGGAGGACGGCACCACTGTCGCCTGGCAGGTCATGCATATCCCTTCCAATGATTACAGCCTCTCGCTGAGTACCGGACTGCGTTAG
- a CDS encoding GMC family oxidoreductase, with translation MTRQADFDYIIIGSGAAGAILAHRLSADGRFNVCLLEAGPKDHHPFLHVPAGFIKMIFNPRFAWQFKTAPNAQTCEREIPIPQGRTLGGSTSINGLVFNRGQQADYDHWANLGNSGWDYQSVLPYFRKIEHRKEGDEQLRGRDGLLPVSDIDWTHPICEAFIEGAEQQGIPRNPDYNGAYQQGVGYFQRTIHHGLRMSTARAYLRPAMRRPNLTLLCNSLATRVLFDGKRATGVEYLDLKTRALTRLTARREIIVSAGAVNTPKLLQLSGVGPRELLDSINIPIVHDLPGVGANLKDHYSVRIVGRVRNSTTLNEQARGLRLVRQIANWLCRRPSILALSPSLVHIFWKSTEELERPDLQGVFTPASYRQGYVGMLDDYPGMTCGFWQHRPRSSGHVHITSADPLAAPIVQPNYLKESEDREVLVKGIRLARRLLASKALSPYMDTEALPGADHQSDEDLLAYARRYGVSSYHLNGTARMGPASDSMAVVDDQLRVHGLENLRVIDSSIMPEIPSANICAATMMIGEKGADLVLQPSTVHG, from the coding sequence ATGACCAGACAGGCAGACTTCGATTACATCATTATCGGCAGCGGCGCAGCGGGCGCCATACTCGCCCATCGCCTGAGTGCCGATGGTAGATTCAATGTCTGCCTGCTGGAAGCTGGCCCAAAGGATCATCATCCGTTCCTTCATGTGCCAGCAGGCTTCATCAAGATGATCTTCAATCCACGCTTCGCATGGCAGTTCAAGACCGCACCCAATGCGCAAACCTGTGAACGCGAAATTCCCATTCCCCAGGGACGAACGCTAGGTGGCTCGACCTCGATCAATGGACTGGTGTTCAACCGAGGCCAACAGGCTGATTACGATCACTGGGCGAATCTCGGCAACAGCGGCTGGGACTATCAAAGTGTGCTGCCTTACTTCAGAAAGATCGAGCATCGCAAGGAGGGAGATGAGCAGCTACGCGGTCGCGACGGCCTTCTCCCCGTCAGCGATATCGACTGGACCCACCCGATTTGTGAAGCCTTCATCGAGGGCGCTGAACAACAGGGAATCCCTCGCAACCCGGACTACAACGGCGCGTATCAACAAGGCGTAGGTTATTTCCAACGCACCATCCATCACGGCCTACGCATGAGTACTGCCCGCGCCTACCTCCGGCCTGCAATGCGACGCCCCAACCTCACTCTCCTCTGCAACTCCCTGGCCACTCGTGTGCTGTTCGACGGCAAGCGGGCAACCGGCGTGGAATACCTTGATCTCAAGACTCGCGCGCTCACTCGTCTGACGGCCAGGCGCGAAATCATCGTCAGCGCGGGGGCAGTCAATACCCCGAAGCTGCTGCAGCTATCCGGGGTCGGGCCGCGCGAGTTGCTCGACTCAATCAACATTCCTATCGTCCATGACCTGCCCGGCGTGGGCGCCAACCTCAAGGACCACTACTCGGTACGTATTGTGGGACGAGTCCGCAACAGCACCACGCTCAATGAGCAAGCTCGGGGTCTACGACTGGTACGCCAGATTGCCAACTGGCTATGCCGTCGCCCCAGCATCCTCGCGCTCAGCCCATCACTGGTGCATATCTTCTGGAAATCCACGGAGGAGCTTGAGCGCCCGGACCTGCAGGGCGTCTTCACTCCGGCCAGCTATCGGCAGGGCTACGTCGGCATGCTCGACGACTATCCCGGCATGACCTGTGGCTTCTGGCAGCACCGGCCGCGCAGTAGCGGTCACGTGCATATCACCAGCGCAGATCCTCTAGCCGCCCCGATCGTGCAACCCAACTACCTGAAAGAGTCAGAAGATCGTGAAGTTCTCGTCAAAGGCATTCGTCTGGCGCGCCGTCTGCTCGCCAGCAAGGCTCTATCCCCCTATATGGATACGGAGGCACTGCCTGGTGCCGATCACCAGAGCGATGAGGATCTGCTGGCGTATGCCCGCCGCTATGGTGTGTCGTCCTACCACCTCAACGGCACCGCACGAATGGGACCAGCCAGTGACTCGATGGCGGTGGTCGATGATCAGCTACGCGTCCATGGCCTCGAGAACTTGAGAGTCATCGACTCCTCGATCATGCCCGAGATTCCTTCGGCCAACATCTGCGCGGCGACGATGATGATCGGCGAAAAAGGCGCCGACCTGGTTTTGCAGCCATCCACTGTGCACGGTTGA
- a CDS encoding CaiB/BaiF CoA transferase family protein, which translates to MSDQATGGMALEGLKVLELGQLIAGPFATRLLGEFGADVIKVEPPGVGDPLRRWRKLQDGTSLWWHVQSRNKRSLTLNLRDPEGQDIVRRLVTECDVVVENFRPGTLESWGLGWGELSALNPRLIMVRVSGYGQTGPYRDKPGFGVVGEAMGGLRYLTGQPGEPSVRVGVSIGDSLSALYAVIGTLLALQERQRSGKGQFIDVALYESVFGMMESLLPEYDATGEIRQPGGSALPGITPSNAYACRGGDYVLIAGNGDSIFKRLMVAIGRDDLAEDSRLTHNDGRTAHAERIDGAIGQWTAEHPREHVLEVLEAARVPVGFPYTAEDIVSDPHYQAREMIQSIQLASGSSLKVPGVLPRLSRTPGRISGGGPELGQHTREVLDELGIDEQTQHKLRERGIL; encoded by the coding sequence ATGTCGGATCAGGCAACAGGTGGTATGGCACTGGAGGGGCTTAAAGTACTGGAGCTTGGGCAACTGATCGCCGGGCCTTTTGCGACCAGGTTGCTGGGTGAATTTGGTGCCGATGTGATCAAGGTCGAGCCGCCGGGCGTAGGAGATCCGCTACGTCGCTGGCGCAAGCTGCAGGACGGCACCTCGCTGTGGTGGCATGTGCAGTCACGCAACAAGCGCTCGCTGACGCTCAACCTGCGTGACCCCGAGGGCCAGGATATCGTACGTCGCCTGGTGACCGAGTGTGATGTGGTGGTCGAGAACTTTCGGCCGGGCACGCTGGAGTCCTGGGGCCTGGGATGGGGCGAGCTTTCGGCGCTGAACCCGCGTTTGATCATGGTCCGTGTCTCGGGTTATGGGCAGACCGGCCCCTATCGTGACAAACCGGGTTTTGGGGTAGTCGGTGAGGCCATGGGCGGGTTGCGTTACCTGACTGGTCAGCCTGGAGAACCTTCGGTGAGAGTTGGCGTCAGCATCGGCGATTCCCTGTCGGCGCTGTATGCGGTAATCGGCACCTTGCTGGCACTGCAGGAGCGTCAACGTAGTGGCAAGGGGCAGTTTATCGATGTGGCACTGTATGAGTCGGTGTTCGGCATGATGGAGAGCCTGCTGCCCGAATACGATGCGACCGGGGAGATTCGCCAGCCTGGTGGTAGTGCACTGCCGGGCATCACCCCCTCCAATGCCTATGCCTGTCGTGGTGGTGATTACGTGCTGATTGCCGGCAATGGCGACAGCATCTTCAAGCGCCTGATGGTCGCCATTGGGCGTGATGATCTCGCCGAGGATTCGCGTCTGACGCACAACGACGGACGCACGGCGCATGCCGAGCGGATCGATGGTGCCATCGGCCAGTGGACCGCCGAGCATCCCCGCGAGCATGTTCTTGAGGTGCTGGAAGCGGCACGAGTACCGGTGGGCTTCCCCTATACCGCTGAGGACATTGTCAGTGACCCGCACTATCAGGCCCGCGAGATGATCCAGAGCATCCAACTGGCTTCCGGGTCGTCGCTGAAGGTGCCGGGTGTATTGCCCCGGCTCAGCCGCACACCGGGACGGATCAGTGGTGGAGGGCCGGAGCTCGGTCAGCATACGCGTGAGGTGTTGGACGAACTGGGCATTGATGAGCAGACCCAACACAAGCTGCGCGAGAGGGGCATTCTGTAA